A genomic stretch from Ignavibacteriota bacterium includes:
- a CDS encoding BNR-4 repeat-containing protein, with the protein MTKIKSWIWDIAADENDNPVIVYAKFPDNKNHIYSYAKWNGEKWIQ; encoded by the coding sequence ATGACAAAGATAAAATCGTGGATTTGGGATATCGCAGCTGATGAAAATGACAATCCTGTTATTGTTTATGCAAAATTTCCGGATAATAAAAATCATATTTATTCATACGCGAAATGGAACGGAGAAAAATGGATTCAGTGA